The Aspergillus luchuensis IFO 4308 DNA, chromosome 4, nearly complete sequence DNA window TCGTGGCGCTGAATTCTGCCCGACTCCGGTTTATCAGGTCAAGCTGGAAGGAGTCGAAAAACTCGGATACCGGACAATCTTTATTGGAGGGATTCGAGACCCGATTTTGATCGGTCAAATCGATTCTTTTCTGGCCGACGTGCGCGCGTATACTCGGAACCTGTTCCCCCAGCTCGATCAGTCGCCGCAGTGCCAGCTGATCTTTCACTTCTATGGCCGTGATGGCGTGATGGGACCTATCGAGCCCGCGGCGGTCGCGGGCCATGAATTGGGTATCTTGGGCGAAGTGGTGGCCCCGTCCCAGGAACTTTCCTacaccatcgccaacaaTGCCCGTGCCTCTATCCTTCACATGCCCTACAAGAACCAGGTTGCGACCACAGGAAACTTTGCTTCCCCTCTCTCGCCACATGAAACCAATGCTGGCCCCGTGTTTCGCTTCAATGTCTATCACCTGGTCGACTTGAAGCCGGGCGAAGAGACGAACCTGTTCCCCGTGGAGCTGAGGACTATTGACAGTGCCCCGACTGCCCCAAAACCCGTGTGCCCCGGTCTGACCGACGGTGACTGGGAAAGACTCGCGGCCGAGCCATTGGAGCCCTTAGCCTCCAAACCCATCCCCAACCGTACCTGCCAGATGCTGGACATCGCCAAAATTATCCGTTCCAAGAACTCCGGACCGTTCGAGTTGACATTCGACATCATGTTTGACACCAAAGAGGCGTATGAACGGGTCAAAAACGCAAACGTCTTGACGAATAGCCGGATCATGAGTTTGTAtcgcctccaagaagaagacattaTTACCAACATGTTCTTCGAGCCTGCTCTCGCCTGGAAATGTACCATTCGCCGCCCCTGGGAGCAGGGAACCGTAGGGGAGAGAGACACCCTGGGAACGCAGCAACATGGGCCCTTGCTGACCATCACCGTTCCTGGGGACGAGGAGGCACCCTTTGCAGACCGCTCTCATTTTTCGGCCAGGGATAGTGTCAACTACCTATGGAACACTCTCGGCCTCCCAGCGGGTGTCCCAAACGACCGGCTTCAGCTGCCCGGACAAGGTCTAGGCCTTCCCTCATCCTTCAAAGTTGCCCACCTCGCTCAGGCCTCTATTGGGCTCTCCGCCCTACTTGCCGCCCAGATATACGCCCTTCGCAGCGGCTCCGCCGTCCCCGCAGTCTCAGTTCCCCTGCAACATGCGGCTATCGAGTTCAAATCTGAGCGCCTGTACACCCTAGACGGCAAGCCGGCACCGTCGCCCTGGGGCCCCATCGGAGGACTCCACAAAACAGCTGATGGCTACGTTCGCGTGCACGACTCGTTCCCCAACCACCGGAATGGCGCAAAAGCCCTGGTTGGATGCCCCCCAGATGCTGACCGGGCGCAACTCGCATCGCGGCTTGTAAGTTGGCGTTCGGTTGATGTGGAGGCGGCCGCCTTCGACGCAAAGCTGGTCATCTCCGCTCTGCGCAGCTACTCGGAATGGGACGTGCTCCCGCAAGCCCGTGCCGTCAGCGACTTTCCAATTACCCTACGGAAGCTGTGTGATGGACCAGTCGGGCTCCCCGCGACCATGACCTCTACGAGGCCGGACAAGTGTCTGAGGGGCCTCCGCGTACTGGAGCTCTCGCGTGTCATCGCTGCCCCGCTATCTGGCAAGACGTTGGCGGCGCACGGCGCTGACGTTCTCTGGGTCACCAGCCCCAACCTCCCCGATCTTCCGACAATGGACCGGGACTTTGGCCGTGGGAAGCGCACCATCCAGCTAGATCTGACCACTGAGGCGGATCAGGCGGAGCTCGACCGGCTGCTGGTCGACGCCCATGTGTTCACTCAAGGCTTTCGGCCCGGCGGCCTCGCGCAGCGAGGCTACTCCCCCGCGGCCCTTGCCCAACGCTTCCAAAACCGCaacatcatctgcgccaATATGTCCGCCTACGGACCTGAGGGCCCTTGGGCCAACAGGCGTGGCTTTGATTCCCTCGTCCAGACCTGTTCCGGCATGAATGTCTCCGAAGCGGAGCACTTCGGCGCCGGCGAGGCCGCCCGACCCACCCCCTGCCAGGCTCTTGATCACGCTGGTGGCTACTTCCTTGCCGCCGGTATCCAGGCGGCCTTGTACAAGCAAGCTACCGTGGGCGGCTCTTGGCAAGTCGATGTTTCCCTGGCCGGTGTCATGAAGTACCTGCGCTCGCTCGGCCAGTTCGACGGCCGCTCTGGCTTTGAGACCGCAGACTACCAATGCACCAACGATGTTCCTCCACAGTTTCTCGAGACACGCGAGACCGCATTCGGCCCCATGGTGGCTGTACGCCATTCTGCGGCTATTGATGGTGTCGCCGTAGGCTGGGACTTCATGCCGAAGCCGTTGGGCTCGGATGAGAAGATGTGGATCTGACGTGGGTATATGCTAGACTTCGGGACTGGTTCTGAGGGAGGCATCTGAACAGTCACTTTCTCTGTTCATTTGTGCAAAGTCAGTACTTTGGCCTGCTAATCTCTTCTCGTCTTTTTGACAATATACCCTCTGCGCGTGGGGGGTCGTCAATTGTCTCGACCATTTTACTAGCCACTTGTATCAATCGTATGACCTCTCAAGGTGTGAGGATAGGACTTTGTCTTAGATAATCATTGTATCTTGAAGACTGTTATAATTCAAGCCTATCTCCATCTCACCAATCCGGTTCTCAGCTGTCCACTATTATAAGAAGATTTCGTTTTCCCGGCTTTTTCCCCCATTCCGTCCTTATACTGAATGGTCTATCTAGTTGATGAAACTAGTACTATCGAAATGCCTCTTCGAGCGACTCACAATAAGGAACGAACCCAGAGAATCACTCTAGCCTATTAGCCCCTTGGTATCCTACCCCCGTTCGCAAGCCTATCACAGGTCTTCTCATACTTCCCAGATCACCTCATCCATACGCCGACAGTGACACGCTCCACCCCCCATCACGACCATCAGCAGCTATATAGCAGATCCCTGTTTGACCTACACCGACGGCATTCATCAACCCTTCCTCACACCCTTCCTGTTCACAATATCATCCAAGTCATAtaccaccaaccaatcaCCAGCCGGCTCATACTCCGGCAATTGGATATCCGGATTATGTCGATTAATGCCCCTAGCGAACAGCAGCCGAGCATATACAGGATCAAACACGAAGGTTGTTTCCCCGGTCACGCTGTTCTTGATTTCGGCCGTGGCCTCAATCTCGTCAATAGCAATGTATTCGTCCGGTTGCGGCACGGAGGCCTTTTCAATTTGGAGTTTAATATGCTGCGCCGTCTCAGGGTCAAACCGGGTGTCGATGAAGTATAAGGCGTTACGACCGGCTGCAGCCACGTAAGGAGTATCTGGCGCCACAATTCGACGGCCCAGAGAGGTTTCAATCACTTCTGGTACAAAGCTACCACTCCGGTATTCCTCTTGGAAAGTCGGAGAGCCCTCACATGGTCGAAATGGGTTTAGAAGCATGGTTAtcaggaggagttggaggagcaTTTTCGGGATTTGGGGACGGAAGAgcggaaggagaagggggagtgTATCTAGTTTTAATGCTACAGACCTGTGCCTTACGAATTCTATGTCAGTTCTAGGATTCTCTCGGTGGCTTGAAAGTTCGGGTTCATGACATTGGGGGAGTATGAGACCCTGCATGATCACGCGCTAAATGCTTGGTGTTAGGTCCGATTGTCAAAGCCACATCAGGAACGATTGGTCACTTCAATGGTACGAAGATGCTAGCATTACAGACCCGGGGATGCCGGAGGGGTTGTTCGGTAAATGTTGCTGCCTACGTTGGGTTGCGCTTGTCGTGGTCATTACTGACAGGGGCTTGAGAGTTTGATTTACCCTATAGGCCGAAGATATGGAAAAGTAGCAAGGGTTCATTTTGGTATGCAAGCCGCGTGGGGTATAAGTGGGAAAGTAATTGGACGCTTTTGTACAAATCAACCCAAAGAATAAAATTGCATCAGGAGCAGGGAATCATGATTAAAGAGAATTTTCGATAAAGATGCTTCCCGAACAAAATTAACCCTTTTTTCAGTATATGGAGCTGAAGTATGAGGAGCTTAACTGTGAGATTAGCCTTCTAAGACAAATCCTAGTGGGATAGTGTGTGATAAAGAAGTGCTGGTTTGGTGATTGTATTGTCCCTAAGGTCATATTATGTCATATTCCCGCCGGGGCTCCGGAGGACTGACAGGTATTGTTATCTATTTGTCTCACTTCTGCACCCTGTACTACGAGCGTTTAAAACTTTTTGGGCCTAATTTCCTGAGCTAAGCTTTGATAATCAATATCTGGTATCTATCCTGTAGACCCTGggctccttcccctcccggGGCCTTGAAATTCCTATCCGTAAATCCCGCACCTGTTGCCCCCAACAATTCCACGGCCCTGGACCGCCACAAGTAATACTATTCGCGCAGGAACATTGCCCGCGTGTGGAAGGCAGCAGGCAGCATGTGCGTGATAccagaggaggggaggcgtATCCTTCCCATTTGTCTTGTTGATCTCGCGCCCTGACGCACCTCAGAGATTTTCCTGGTTCAGGGTTCAGGGCTGTGGGATAAGGCTGGCTCTGCCGCAACCCGATTAGGTGGAGGTAGCtttgttcctttctttttccttttttttttactggCGTGTGTTTgcaaagatattattttgaaCACGATTTCTAGTTAGAATTC harbors:
- a CDS encoding uncharacterized protein (COG:S;~EggNog:ENOG410PYWD;~InterPro:IPR002733;~SECRETED:SignalP(1-20)) encodes the protein MLLQLLLITMLLNPFRPCEGSPTFQEEYRSGSFVPEVIETSLGRRIVAPDTPYVAAAGRNALYFIDTRFDPETAQHIKLQIEKASVPQPDEYIAIDEIEATAEIKNSVTGETTFVFDPVYARLLFARGINRHNPDIQLPEYEPAGDWLVVYDLDDIVNRKGVRKG
- a CDS encoding uncharacterized protein (COG:I;~EggNog:ENOG410PG69;~InterPro:IPR023606,IPR025496,IPR003673;~PFAM:PF02515,PF14330;~go_function: GO:0008410 - CoA-transferase activity [Evidence IEA]); this encodes MRSDSFDLTPLAPRERCTPLSVAAHTLYEKTRPDRLPGPGGVLCLDHASYEQLTEKTVRVRGAEFCPTPVYQVKLEGVEKLGYRTIFIGGIRDPILIGQIDSFLADVRAYTRNLFPQLDQSPQCQLIFHFYGRDGVMGPIEPAAVAGHELGILGEVVAPSQELSYTIANNARASILHMPYKNQVATTGNFASPLSPHETNAGPVFRFNVYHLVDLKPGEETNLFPVELRTIDSAPTAPKPVCPGLTDGDWERLAAEPLEPLASKPIPNRTCQMLDIAKIIRSKNSGPFELTFDIMFDTKEAYERVKNANVLTNSRIMSLYRLQEEDIITNMFFEPALAWKCTIRRPWEQGTVGERDTLGTQQHGPLLTITVPGDEEAPFADRSHFSARDSVNYLWNTLGLPAGVPNDRLQLPGQGLGLPSSFKVAHLAQASIGLSALLAAQIYALRSGSAVPAVSVPLQHAAIEFKSERLYTLDGKPAPSPWGPIGGLHKTADGYVRVHDSFPNHRNGAKALVGCPPDADRAQLASRLVSWRSVDVEAAAFDAKLVISALRSYSEWDVLPQARAVSDFPITLRKLCDGPVGLPATMTSTRPDKCLRGLRVLELSRVIAAPLSGKTLAAHGADVLWVTSPNLPDLPTMDRDFGRGKRTIQLDLTTEADQAELDRLLVDAHVFTQGFRPGGLAQRGYSPAALAQRFQNRNIICANMSAYGPEGPWANRRGFDSLVQTCSGMNVSEAEHFGAGEAARPTPCQALDHAGGYFLAAGIQAALYKQATVGGSWQVDVSLAGVMKYLRSLGQFDGRSGFETADYQCTNDVPPQFLETRETAFGPMVAVRHSAAIDGVAVGWDFMPKPLGSDEKMWI